A single window of Sphingobacterium sp. ML3W DNA harbors:
- a CDS encoding FecR family protein → MRFRRKKTNNQHNRPERQLIRKYIWKDPSIIEDLFPDHEWQSHEIDTHQVAPSTKMAQHIHDEINKETQQQENESNNKRHLKRFTYYAAASVLLLLSLGIWLWIKPAPYAAMPTLVQQHEEADSKQDTTWISLTNKKTSIQTHTLPDRSTVRLFAQSTIRYPQHFTDHNREIYLDGKAYFSIKKDSSRPFSVYAGGTKTTALGTAFTIDTRSRSTYTSVQLHTGKVVVAAVAALPHFKNIILKNAGESLSFDANMQIVAHQMGTVKKAATTISTPIENKQNRSLIQLNNIPLPEVFVTLQATYDIAIKIGDQEISKIQYTGSIDPQRETIQDVLAVICLINNLRYVQESDDSFTIYRQNEDLDNQLTNP, encoded by the coding sequence ATGAGGTTCAGAAGAAAGAAAACAAACAACCAGCATAACCGTCCTGAAAGGCAATTAATACGAAAGTATATCTGGAAAGATCCATCCATTATTGAGGATCTATTTCCCGATCACGAATGGCAGTCCCATGAAATAGATACTCATCAGGTCGCTCCTTCAACAAAAATGGCTCAGCACATTCATGACGAAATCAACAAGGAAACGCAACAGCAAGAAAATGAGAGTAACAATAAACGTCATCTTAAGCGGTTTACCTATTATGCAGCTGCTTCAGTGCTCTTGTTATTATCATTGGGTATTTGGCTTTGGATAAAACCAGCTCCATACGCCGCTATGCCAACCTTGGTACAACAGCACGAAGAAGCAGATAGCAAGCAGGATACCACTTGGATCTCATTGACCAATAAAAAGACATCCATCCAAACACATACCTTACCCGACAGATCAACGGTCAGGTTATTCGCACAGAGCACCATCCGTTACCCGCAACATTTCACTGATCATAACCGTGAAATCTACTTAGATGGAAAAGCTTATTTTTCAATTAAGAAAGATTCCTCCCGTCCATTTAGCGTATACGCCGGCGGAACGAAAACGACAGCCTTAGGTACAGCTTTTACCATTGATACACGTAGCAGGTCGACATATACTTCCGTACAGCTGCATACCGGAAAAGTTGTTGTTGCCGCGGTAGCTGCCCTACCTCACTTTAAAAATATCATCTTAAAAAATGCTGGAGAGTCACTTTCATTCGATGCCAATATGCAGATTGTAGCGCATCAAATGGGTACTGTAAAAAAAGCAGCAACAACCATCAGCACACCTATTGAAAATAAACAAAACCGTTCTTTGATCCAACTGAACAATATTCCATTACCGGAAGTTTTTGTTACTCTTCAAGCTACTTATGATATTGCGATAAAAATAGGTGACCAAGAAATCTCCAAAATCCAATACACAGGCAGTATCGATCCACAGCGTGAAACAATTCAAGATGTCCTTGCAGTGATCTGCCTCATCAACAACCTCCGTTATGTACAAGAATCTGACGATTCCTTTACCATCTATCGTCAAAATGAAGACCTCGACAATCAACTTACAAATCCATAA
- a CDS encoding SusC/RagA family TonB-linked outer membrane protein gives MPEGGPYQFIFSSVGFQPDTLSGYSVQPGKPLSLSVKLTPMSTALDEVVIGYGRISRKDLTSSITTVKAEDMNVGVMTSPAQMLQGKVPGLTISTNNSNPNATPSISLRGASTLRSGEAMEPYYVIDGVPGASLALVAPDDIQSIDVLRDASATAIYGSKAANGVIIVTTKRGKAGQASISYNGYLAIDKIAKRYEMMTGEQYRQYIADNKFSMEPTDDLGADTDWQREIERTGISNNHNVSLIGGTETTQYSASLNTFKNNGIIKGTDLGRQIARGFVQTKALDNRLTASFNINTSISKQNDVLALGDGLSVYDAMYYYLPVSPVRTESGAWFEKTDRSQYVNPVSLIAENTNYTKTKMIQAHAKLGYKILPSLTYNIDLSLQNRQYNNAQYYSSISMAARNQNGKSIRAAVEDERKIMEMNLTFDRTFGELHKFSALAGYSWEENNNDDGFQLTTSDYYDDGLSYYNPGMANVVDLLGFGNYYLSTLRMISVYGRINYAYNNKYLFQATVRRDGSSAFGANNRWATFPSISGAWRLSEESFIQDMNFFDDLKLRAGYGVSGNSLGFDVFTARQVYGATSSFYTDAFGNDLRTLAALRNSNPDLRWERTGMLNLGIDFAFLNNRLSGTLEYYDKNTTDLIYDYAVSTTKYLYRSLTANVGEINNKGIELTLNAVPVKTANFSWNTGIVASHNKNVVTRITNQEFSTDYVDLADLGGAGQSNAFQQRLMEGAPIGQYYTWEWAGYNEDGISTFYVRDAQTKERTGETTITPTNKDRAITGSAQPKLTLGWNNTITYKNFALTGMFQGVFGHKVMNATRARHSNVVGNAGQKNLLASVMETEKATDINAHYLSDRYLENGSYLRLANLGLAYNIRNIGGQLKNVKLYASMNNVFVLTNYKGVDPEVDLGGLTPGVDNRQTYPRTRTILFGLNFNF, from the coding sequence TTGCCAGAAGGTGGTCCTTATCAGTTTATATTTTCTTCTGTAGGCTTTCAGCCGGATACGCTATCCGGATACAGCGTTCAACCAGGAAAACCATTATCTTTAAGTGTCAAGCTAACCCCTATGTCCACAGCTTTGGATGAGGTCGTTATCGGATATGGTCGTATCTCTCGAAAAGATCTGACAAGCTCCATCACTACGGTAAAAGCAGAAGATATGAATGTTGGAGTCATGACCTCGCCCGCGCAGATGTTACAGGGAAAGGTCCCCGGACTGACCATATCGACCAACAATAGTAACCCTAATGCTACGCCATCGATCAGTTTACGAGGCGCTTCTACCTTAAGAAGTGGTGAAGCGATGGAACCCTATTATGTAATCGATGGGGTACCTGGGGCATCCCTTGCACTTGTAGCACCAGATGATATCCAATCGATAGACGTTTTACGTGATGCCTCGGCAACAGCCATATACGGATCCAAAGCGGCCAACGGTGTGATTATCGTCACCACCAAACGAGGCAAAGCTGGACAGGCAAGCATCAGTTACAACGGCTATTTAGCGATCGACAAGATTGCTAAACGCTATGAAATGATGACCGGTGAACAGTATAGACAGTACATCGCTGATAACAAATTTTCGATGGAACCGACAGATGACCTAGGTGCAGATACCGATTGGCAACGTGAGATAGAACGCACTGGTATATCCAATAATCATAATGTATCCCTGATCGGTGGTACCGAAACAACGCAATATAGCGCTAGCCTCAATACCTTTAAAAATAATGGGATCATTAAAGGGACAGACTTGGGGCGCCAGATTGCGCGCGGATTTGTACAGACCAAAGCACTAGACAATCGTCTGACGGCTTCGTTCAATATCAATACCAGTATCTCCAAACAAAATGATGTATTAGCACTTGGCGATGGATTAAGTGTATACGATGCTATGTATTATTATCTACCGGTATCACCTGTTCGGACAGAATCGGGTGCTTGGTTTGAAAAAACGGACCGATCGCAATACGTAAATCCAGTATCATTAATAGCGGAAAACACGAACTATACCAAAACCAAAATGATACAGGCACATGCCAAACTTGGTTATAAAATTTTACCTAGCTTAACATATAATATCGATCTCTCTCTACAAAACCGCCAATATAATAACGCACAATACTACTCCAGTATATCCATGGCCGCACGTAACCAAAATGGAAAATCTATCCGCGCGGCAGTAGAAGACGAGCGCAAGATCATGGAAATGAACCTGACTTTCGACCGCACATTTGGAGAATTGCATAAATTTTCAGCATTAGCGGGCTATTCCTGGGAAGAAAACAATAATGACGACGGTTTTCAACTGACCACTTCGGACTATTACGATGATGGTTTAAGTTATTATAATCCGGGCATGGCCAATGTGGTGGATCTATTGGGATTTGGCAATTATTACCTTTCCACCCTACGTATGATCTCTGTTTATGGCCGTATAAACTATGCTTATAACAATAAATACCTTTTTCAAGCCACAGTAAGAAGAGACGGATCTTCGGCATTTGGAGCGAACAACCGATGGGCAACCTTCCCTTCAATTTCTGGAGCCTGGAGACTATCCGAAGAATCGTTCATCCAAGATATGAATTTCTTCGATGACCTTAAGCTACGTGCCGGATACGGTGTCAGTGGAAACTCTTTAGGATTCGATGTGTTTACCGCCAGACAAGTCTACGGCGCAACTTCGAGTTTCTACACCGATGCTTTCGGCAATGATCTTCGCACATTAGCAGCACTCCGCAATTCAAATCCCGATCTACGCTGGGAACGCACAGGAATGCTCAATCTAGGCATTGATTTCGCATTCCTCAACAATAGATTGAGCGGAACTTTGGAGTATTACGATAAAAACACCACAGATCTTATCTATGATTATGCAGTCTCTACCACTAAATATCTGTATCGATCTTTGACAGCCAATGTTGGTGAAATCAACAATAAAGGGATCGAACTGACCTTGAATGCGGTTCCCGTAAAAACAGCAAATTTCAGCTGGAACACCGGAATAGTAGCCTCCCATAATAAAAATGTGGTCACTCGAATCACAAACCAAGAATTTTCGACAGACTACGTAGATTTAGCCGACCTAGGTGGCGCAGGTCAAAGCAATGCATTTCAGCAACGCCTTATGGAAGGTGCTCCGATTGGGCAGTATTATACCTGGGAATGGGCAGGTTATAATGAAGATGGTATCTCTACCTTCTATGTCCGCGATGCACAAACAAAAGAACGCACGGGTGAAACTACCATCACTCCTACCAATAAAGATCGTGCCATCACGGGCAGTGCACAGCCAAAACTAACCTTAGGATGGAACAATACGATAACCTATAAAAACTTCGCTTTAACAGGTATGTTCCAAGGTGTTTTTGGACATAAAGTCATGAATGCGACACGTGCGCGACACTCCAATGTAGTGGGCAATGCCGGCCAAAAGAATCTATTGGCCAGTGTGATGGAGACAGAAAAAGCAACCGACATCAATGCGCATTATTTATCAGACCGATACCTCGAAAATGGCAGTTACCTACGTTTAGCTAACCTGGGACTTGCATACAACATCCGAAATATCGGTGGTCAATTGAAAAATGTTAAGCTTTATGCTTCCATGAACAATGTATTTGTACTCACAAACTATAAGGGTGTGGATCCTGAAGTAGATCTTGGAGGTCTTACTCCTGGTGTTGACAACCGTCAGACCTACCCACGCACCCGCACCATTTTGTTTGGTCTAAACTTCAACTTTTAA
- a CDS encoding WG repeat-containing protein: protein MKKLTLTIAAVCLTSLTVLAQSTKFFRIDYSVHAEELLDDHVRAWVNKDFTRISYTHDESHVEITNKKSNRTFLLIPQSQEYLILNDGVKNDYSQIPIQYIKGKEKNIAGYNCKLALITFEPNEDTDTRIELEVWYTEQIPFVSWSEYNFLEMLPGAPLSIMVAGNGFMASQVKTEELATSLFEIPEDYSPMEVDSAVGYTENQVAEDRYFFVDEHGAYGLRNENNEIIIQPKYANIGYFQDGVAIVYDSADKQGAINLQGQEIIPVQYDYLTYSEDDAKFLCGNDDRYGLLDADGNVFIPAKYEMISFPKEGLLQFTINNKMGLMNEKEQIIIPAKYEMIFMHNKDYFVTMEDLTYALHSIKDNKKIASGYDYLGLPDQGNIFLAQKNGKFGYIDNTGKTVIPFKFATAIPFEDNMAMVSEDEDSYEYYFIDTKGQKIVAVEAAM from the coding sequence ATGAAAAAATTAACGTTAACAATCGCTGCTGTCTGCTTAACTAGTTTAACTGTATTAGCACAATCTACCAAGTTCTTTCGAATTGATTACAGTGTCCATGCTGAAGAACTACTCGATGATCACGTGCGTGCATGGGTAAATAAAGACTTTACACGCATTTCTTATACACATGACGAGAGCCATGTCGAAATTACCAATAAAAAAAGCAATAGAACGTTTTTATTGATACCACAATCACAAGAATATCTCATTCTTAATGACGGTGTTAAAAATGATTATAGCCAAATCCCGATTCAATATATCAAAGGAAAAGAAAAAAACATCGCGGGATATAACTGTAAACTTGCCCTGATCACTTTTGAGCCGAATGAAGATACAGATACGAGAATAGAGTTGGAGGTCTGGTATACCGAACAGATCCCTTTTGTTTCGTGGTCAGAGTATAATTTCTTAGAAATGTTACCAGGTGCGCCATTATCAATCATGGTCGCTGGAAATGGTTTTATGGCCAGCCAAGTAAAAACAGAAGAATTGGCAACCTCATTATTCGAAATTCCAGAGGATTACAGCCCAATGGAAGTTGATAGTGCTGTTGGTTATACTGAAAATCAAGTCGCTGAGGACCGCTATTTCTTTGTCGATGAGCATGGTGCCTATGGTTTGAGAAATGAAAATAACGAGATAATCATCCAACCAAAATATGCTAATATCGGTTATTTTCAAGATGGAGTAGCCATCGTTTATGATTCAGCGGACAAACAAGGAGCAATAAATTTACAAGGACAAGAAATTATACCTGTACAGTATGACTACCTAACCTATTCTGAAGATGACGCCAAATTTCTATGTGGAAACGATGATAGATACGGTTTACTAGATGCCGATGGAAACGTATTTATCCCTGCCAAATATGAAATGATCAGCTTTCCAAAAGAAGGTCTTTTACAATTTACGATCAATAATAAAATGGGGCTGATGAATGAAAAGGAACAAATTATCATTCCCGCAAAGTATGAAATGATATTCATGCACAATAAAGATTACTTTGTGACGATGGAAGACCTCACATATGCTTTACATAGCATCAAAGACAACAAAAAAATAGCCAGTGGGTATGATTATCTAGGTTTACCTGATCAAGGAAATATTTTTTTAGCGCAAAAAAATGGCAAATTTGGTTATATCGATAATACCGGTAAAACAGTAATCCCTTTCAAATTTGCGACCGCAATTCCATTCGAAGACAATATGGCCATGGTCTCGGAAGATGAAGATAGCTATGAATATTATTTCATTGATACAAAAGGCCAAAAGATCGTTGCGGTTGAAGCAGCTATGTAG
- a CDS encoding NAD(P)-dependent alcohol dehydrogenase, whose protein sequence is METTNIKAFGIEELGEKVKELVIQRREVSAKDIEIDILYCGVCHSDMHHIHGDWGKEKYPLIPGHEIVGRVTKVGSDVTKLKVGDLAGVGCLVDSCHTCDSCKKDLEQYCLSGSTVTYGGMDKHSGGHTFGGYSEKIVVDEHFVLKVPANLDLAAVAPLLCAGITTWSPLRHWNVKAGSRVAVIGLGGLGHMAIKLAKGLGAEVTLFSRSPNKEKDAFDLGADAVVISTDEDQMSSVQGKFDLIIDTVPYIHDVNPYISTLCIDGTLVLVGYLGGLEPILNTVPLIMGRKSVAGSLIGGLAETQEMLDFCGKHNIVSEIEMINMQDINAAYERMLKSDVKYRFVIDMASLKG, encoded by the coding sequence ATGGAAACAACAAATATAAAAGCTTTCGGAATTGAAGAATTAGGTGAAAAAGTAAAAGAACTAGTAATTCAGCGACGAGAAGTTAGCGCTAAAGATATTGAGATTGATATCTTGTATTGTGGAGTGTGTCATTCTGATATGCATCATATTCATGGAGATTGGGGCAAGGAAAAATATCCTTTGATTCCGGGACATGAAATTGTGGGTAGAGTAACAAAAGTTGGTAGCGATGTGACGAAACTGAAAGTCGGTGATCTTGCAGGTGTCGGCTGTTTGGTAGATTCTTGTCATACTTGTGATAGTTGTAAAAAAGATCTTGAACAGTATTGTTTATCGGGATCAACAGTTACTTATGGCGGTATGGATAAACACAGTGGTGGCCATACTTTTGGTGGATATTCTGAAAAAATTGTAGTGGATGAACATTTTGTGCTGAAAGTGCCTGCTAATCTTGATCTGGCAGCTGTTGCACCATTGCTTTGCGCGGGAATAACAACGTGGTCTCCATTGAGACACTGGAACGTTAAAGCAGGAAGTAGGGTTGCAGTAATCGGATTAGGAGGATTGGGCCATATGGCAATCAAGTTAGCGAAAGGTTTGGGAGCGGAAGTGACCTTATTCTCTAGATCTCCAAATAAAGAAAAAGATGCATTTGATTTAGGGGCTGATGCGGTTGTTATATCGACAGATGAAGATCAAATGAGTTCAGTGCAAGGCAAATTTGATCTGATCATTGATACTGTGCCTTATATTCACGATGTGAATCCTTATATTTCTACCTTATGTATTGACGGGACTTTGGTTTTAGTGGGGTATCTAGGTGGACTTGAGCCTATACTGAATACTGTACCTTTAATTATGGGTAGGAAATCTGTGGCCGGATCCTTAATTGGAGGTCTTGCTGAGACACAAGAAATGCTCGATTTTTGTGGGAAACACAATATTGTTTCGGAGATTGAAATGATCAATATGCAGGACATCAATGCGGCTTATGAAAGAATGCTTAAAAGTGATGTAAAGTACAGGTTTGTAATCGATATGGCATCCTTGAAAGGTTAA
- a CDS encoding sigma-70 family RNA polymerase sigma factor → MQHIKAIKEDDHKVFDLVYEQYHQQIYSFIILKTRSEYISEEVTQLTFIKLWKQRSQLNENLGINIQIFGMARQVMIDLLRKEANRFKYEGESSNTPFTDSLITAIESKDLLQIMEQDIENMPKMRRLVFELSRKQGLSHKEIAQLYSISPKTVEHHIGKALLQLKQHLYSIML, encoded by the coding sequence ATGCAACATATTAAAGCTATTAAAGAAGATGACCATAAAGTTTTTGATCTGGTGTATGAACAGTATCATCAGCAGATCTATAGCTTTATTATACTAAAAACACGTTCCGAATACATTTCTGAGGAAGTAACCCAACTTACATTTATCAAATTATGGAAGCAACGGAGCCAATTGAACGAGAATTTAGGCATCAATATCCAAATTTTTGGTATGGCTCGTCAAGTCATGATCGATCTTCTCCGAAAAGAAGCCAATCGTTTTAAATATGAAGGCGAATCGTCAAACACGCCATTTACAGACAGCTTGATTACAGCGATTGAAAGTAAAGATCTGTTGCAAATCATGGAACAGGATATCGAAAATATGCCAAAAATGCGTCGTCTTGTATTTGAGCTTAGCCGCAAACAAGGACTATCACATAAAGAAATAGCGCAACTATACTCCATTTCTCCAAAAACTGTCGAACACCATATCGGCAAAGCATTGCTACAACTCAAGCAGCACCTATATTCTATTATGCTTTAA
- a CDS encoding NAD(P)-dependent oxidoreductase — protein MMFKKLVSVEPLNLNLAAERALHNFAEEVIMYDDIPSSTVEMADRIGDADAVLISYTSRLGKEALDGCPNVKYIGMCCSLYNPESANVDIAYAQTRGIEVSGIRDYGDEGVVEYVISELVRCLHGFGTTNDGGPRAPWDGVPREITGIKAGIIGLGKSGGMVADALKFFGADIAYFSRTEKEEAHTKGYRFLPLKQLLEECEVIITCLNRNTVLLHQEEFEVLGNRKIIFNTGLSPAWDEAPFSEWIDGNNRCYCDTLIALGDERFLSHPNVNCMEISAGRTRQAFDRLSEKVLANLTNYIKTRSER, from the coding sequence ATGATGTTTAAAAAACTAGTGTCTGTAGAGCCATTAAATTTAAATCTGGCAGCAGAAAGGGCACTGCATAATTTTGCAGAGGAGGTCATCATGTATGATGATATCCCATCTTCTACTGTTGAAATGGCCGATCGCATCGGCGATGCAGATGCTGTATTGATCAGCTATACTTCAAGGCTGGGTAAAGAAGCATTGGACGGTTGTCCGAATGTAAAATACATCGGGATGTGCTGCTCTTTATACAATCCTGAAAGTGCCAATGTGGATATTGCTTATGCACAGACGCGTGGTATCGAAGTATCAGGAATAAGGGATTATGGAGATGAAGGTGTGGTTGAATATGTGATCAGTGAGTTGGTACGTTGTCTACATGGTTTTGGAACGACCAATGATGGTGGACCGAGAGCACCTTGGGATGGTGTGCCTAGAGAAATAACGGGAATCAAAGCGGGTATCATCGGGTTAGGTAAATCGGGTGGTATGGTGGCTGATGCACTCAAGTTTTTTGGAGCGGATATTGCTTATTTTTCACGGACGGAAAAGGAAGAAGCTCATACAAAAGGCTATCGGTTCCTACCTTTAAAACAATTGCTCGAGGAATGTGAAGTGATCATCACCTGTTTGAATAGAAATACGGTGTTGTTGCACCAAGAAGAATTTGAGGTACTGGGCAATCGAAAGATCATCTTCAATACGGGATTGTCACCAGCTTGGGATGAAGCACCTTTTTCGGAATGGATCGATGGCAATAACCGATGTTATTGTGATACGTTGATCGCTTTGGGGGATGAACGTTTTCTGTCGCATCCGAATGTCAATTGTATGGAGATTTCTGCAGGCCGTACTCGTCAGGCGTTTGACCGCCTGAGCGAGAAAGTACTGGCAAACCTGACCAATTATATTAAAACACGATCGGAGAGGTGA
- a CDS encoding aspartate dehydrogenase domain-containing protein, with amino-acid sequence MKTYTLAIVGCGRLATIVTDALNRGLLPDYKLMATYSRTAEKAQSIADKIDSAKTGYSCTACGSIEELLSLKPDYIIEAASPYAMRELALPALRNGSSIITLSIGAFANTEFYEEVKQTAKENNARVHLVSGAIGGFDVMRTAALMGNCVATFDTEKSPHSLRKSSVYDETLETAKRTVFRGNAKEAIALFPTSVNVAVAASLASVGPENIKVSVTSTPNFIGDNHRIEVKNEQVHAVIDVYSSTAQIAGWSVVNTLINITSPIVF; translated from the coding sequence ATGAAAACATATACCCTTGCTATTGTCGGTTGTGGAAGATTGGCTACAATCGTTACAGACGCATTAAATCGAGGCTTGCTACCCGATTATAAATTAATGGCGACTTATTCCAGAACAGCTGAAAAAGCGCAGTCTATTGCCGATAAAATAGATTCCGCTAAAACGGGATATAGCTGTACAGCCTGCGGCTCGATAGAAGAGCTCCTTAGCCTCAAACCCGATTATATCATAGAAGCCGCTTCCCCCTATGCGATGCGCGAATTGGCTCTACCCGCTTTAAGAAATGGCTCTTCCATCATCACACTATCCATAGGTGCATTTGCAAATACCGAATTTTACGAAGAAGTAAAGCAGACCGCCAAGGAAAACAATGCGCGCGTGCATCTCGTATCTGGAGCCATTGGAGGTTTCGATGTAATGCGTACCGCTGCCTTAATGGGCAATTGTGTCGCTACATTTGATACCGAGAAAAGCCCCCATTCGTTACGCAAATCTAGCGTATATGACGAAACATTGGAAACCGCGAAGCGAACCGTCTTCCGCGGTAATGCAAAAGAAGCGATCGCCTTATTTCCGACCAGTGTAAACGTAGCAGTGGCAGCATCATTGGCATCGGTTGGTCCCGAAAACATAAAAGTATCGGTAACCTCCACCCCCAATTTTATAGGCGACAATCACCGTATAGAAGTTAAAAACGAACAAGTCCACGCGGTGATCGATGTCTATAGCTCAACAGCTCAAATAGCCGGTTGGAGTGTGGTCAATACCTTGATCAACATCACCTCTCCGATCGTGTTTTAA
- a CDS encoding DUF4870 domain-containing protein, translating to MDKNKMNLGEANQGKTVAIVSYLTLIGLVAALVMNNSNPTSLGRFHIRQSIGITVFAMALGTLSFIPGIGGILSKVAGIIVLIALVLGILAAVNKQEKEVPVVGQFFQKWFSMI from the coding sequence ATGGATAAAAATAAAATGAATTTGGGTGAAGCTAATCAAGGAAAAACAGTGGCGATTGTGTCGTACCTGACTCTTATCGGGCTTGTTGCAGCTTTAGTAATGAATAATAGTAATCCAACTTCGCTTGGACGGTTCCATATCCGTCAAAGCATCGGCATTACCGTTTTTGCTATGGCTTTGGGAACATTAAGTTTTATACCTGGAATAGGTGGGATACTTTCAAAAGTAGCTGGTATTATCGTTCTCATTGCACTTGTTTTGGGAATCTTAGCTGCTGTTAATAAACAAGAAAAAGAAGTACCTGTTGTTGGTCAATTTTTTCAAAAATGGTTTTCAATGATCTAA
- a CDS encoding DUF6122 family protein: protein MDIDILHYLQPFVHYSLHFLVPGLLSFLFFRKQWKRAWLIMIATMLVDLDHLLATPIFAADRCSIGFHPLHSYYAIAVYFLLLFFPKTRIVAVGLLFHMLTDWQDCQWP, encoded by the coding sequence ATGGATATTGACATCTTACATTACCTACAACCATTCGTTCATTATAGTTTACACTTTTTAGTACCGGGATTACTTTCCTTTTTGTTTTTCAGGAAACAATGGAAACGTGCCTGGCTTATTATGATTGCTACGATGTTAGTCGATCTGGACCACCTATTAGCTACTCCAATTTTCGCGGCAGACCGCTGCAGTATAGGATTTCACCCACTTCACTCCTATTATGCAATTGCAGTTTACTTCCTTTTACTCTTTTTCCCTAAAACACGTATTGTTGCTGTAGGTTTACTATTCCATATGCTTACAGACTGGCAAGATTGCCAATGGCCTTGA
- a CDS encoding M60 family metallopeptidase produces MKKKPFYALTMCFISLLSSCKVTEDNLNPVPQPETTELAVADSIQRFLVTPSASAVADRLQFRANHNDMQATGYYAIPNSSVTLKVKTLSGTTSARVAIGTPFRDNIRPVRQYVDLVEGEQTFQVDQYGGLVYLIYTANNGNTQGEMEISFKDGFVAAPFFEKGKTTHNQWVRTLDSLKNMVPDVVFSSDRTVMVANMDEALLYKDEDQQLIVERLDSIIGYADYISGLSGTTGIHAIPDNKHLITVRDSASGGYMAAGISIYYTESLSYRMLQPKYLSNTNGWGIWHEVGHTYQQKAWTWGGLTETTVNIYSLAAERGFGLPVSRITANNSWPKMDSYFQKPIATRSYNAGDNDLKLIMFYQLGLAFGDDLYIKMSRLTREERPTVSSDEEKMRYFMLNTCKIAQRDLSDFFRKWGFVVNESIYTAIADLNLPAPDVDLTTLRD; encoded by the coding sequence ATGAAAAAAAAACCTTTTTATGCACTAACGATGTGCTTCATTAGTTTATTATCTTCTTGTAAAGTAACCGAAGATAATTTAAATCCGGTTCCCCAGCCGGAAACGACTGAATTGGCAGTGGCTGATTCTATTCAGCGATTTCTCGTTACTCCTTCGGCATCTGCAGTGGCCGATCGGTTACAATTTAGGGCCAACCACAATGATATGCAGGCCACAGGCTATTACGCGATCCCCAACAGTAGTGTTACCCTAAAAGTTAAGACGCTCTCAGGAACTACCTCCGCTCGTGTAGCTATAGGAACTCCATTTAGAGATAATATTCGTCCAGTAAGACAGTATGTCGACTTAGTAGAGGGCGAACAAACATTTCAGGTCGATCAATATGGTGGATTGGTATACTTGATCTATACCGCCAATAATGGAAATACGCAAGGCGAAATGGAGATTTCTTTTAAAGATGGATTTGTTGCCGCACCATTTTTCGAGAAGGGAAAAACTACCCATAATCAATGGGTAAGAACATTGGATTCGTTGAAAAATATGGTTCCAGATGTGGTTTTCTCTTCTGATCGTACGGTTATGGTAGCGAATATGGATGAAGCTTTATTGTATAAGGATGAAGATCAGCAGCTTATTGTCGAACGACTTGATTCCATCATTGGGTATGCAGATTATATCAGTGGTTTAAGTGGCACTACGGGCATACATGCCATTCCAGACAATAAGCATTTGATCACGGTTAGAGATTCTGCTTCTGGAGGTTATATGGCTGCTGGTATTTCGATTTACTATACTGAGTCTCTTTCTTACCGAATGCTACAACCTAAATATCTATCGAACACCAATGGATGGGGAATCTGGCACGAAGTGGGTCATACTTATCAACAGAAAGCGTGGACATGGGGTGGACTGACCGAAACTACGGTCAATATATATTCTTTGGCAGCAGAAAGGGGATTCGGATTACCGGTTAGTCGTATTACTGCTAACAATTCATGGCCAAAAATGGATAGTTATTTTCAGAAACCTATAGCGACCCGTAGTTATAATGCTGGTGATAATGATTTGAAACTTATTATGTTCTATCAGTTGGGATTGGCTTTTGGAGATGACCTTTATATAAAAATGAGTCGATTGACGAGAGAAGAGCGACCAACGGTATCAAGTGATGAGGAGAAAATGCGTTATTTCATGCTCAATACTTGTAAAATAGCTCAAAGAGACTTATCGGACTTTTTTAGAAAATGGGGATTTGTAGTGAACGAGTCTATTTATACAGCGATAGCAGATCTAAATCTACCTGCACCTGATGTGGACCTGACTACACTTAGGGATTAG